DNA sequence from the Streptomyces tsukubensis genome:
GGTGAACTTGTCGGGCTCGTGGGTGACCCGGCCGCGCGGGTCACCGGGAAACGGCGGGCGGCCGGTCAGTCCGCCCAGCAGCTCCACCTGCGGCCACAGCTCGGGGCCCGGCAGGCCGACGGCCAGGTCGCGGCGTCCGGCGAGCAGATTCTCACCGGTCCGGCCGTCGGGGCCCAGCCCGAGGACCAGCGTCTGCCCGAGCGCCCAGGCGGAGGAGATCGGTGCGAGGTTGTCCGTGCCGTCCTCGTTGCGGGTGGTGAGCAGGGCGACCGGGGTGCCGAAGTAGAGGATGCTGGGCGTGATCACCCGGGTGGCGGCGGCGGACTCCGGGAGTGCAGTTGTTTCCATGGCCCGAACCGTAGGCACGCGGCGTTTCGGCAGGCGCCGAAGTATCACGGGGAGAGAATCGGTGGATGGACCCCCGAGAATCCGGCCGCGACCTCGCCGCCGTCGCCTCCCTGCTCGCCGACCCCACCCGGGCGGCGATCTGTCTGGCGCTGCTCGACGGGCGGTCCTGGAGTGCGGGGGAACTCGCCCGGCATACGGGTGTGGCGCCGTCGACCGCCACCGGGCATCTCCACCTCCTGGTCGCCGCCGGACTGCTGGCGGAGCAGCGCCAGGGGCGGCATCGGTACGTGGCCCTGGCGGGCCCGGACGTCGCGGACGTGGTGGAGACCCTGGCCGCGCTCGCCCCGCAGTCCCCGCGGCCCGCGCCCCGGTCGCTGCGGTCCGCCCGCACATCCCGGGCCCTCGCCCGGGGCCGTACCTGCTACGACCACCTGGCGGGAGAACTCGGCATCGGCATCACCGACGCACTGGCCCGCCGGGGCCTGCTCGACGACCGCGGCGGTCTGGCACTGACCCCCGACGGCCGGGCATTCCTCACCGGCCTGGGCATCGACCTTCCGGTCACCCGCAGACCCGCGGTGCGGTCCTGTCTCGACCTCACCGAACGCCGTCCGCATCTCGCGGGCGCGGTCGGCGCCGCCCTCTGCCGTCATGCCTTCGACGAGGGCTGGATCACCCGGATCGACTCGACCCGGGCCGTCGCCGTCACCGAGGTCGGCGCCCGGGAGTTCCGCCGCCACCTCGGGCTCGAAACGGCGAGCGCCCGTACGGCCGCCTGACGGGGACGGCCGTACGGGCGCTCAGCGGCTTTACGTCAGGCCGAAGGAGCTGGCCTGGTCGTTCATCGCATTCCCGACATACGACGTGTCGGCGGTGTAGAACTGGCGCGCGCCCTGGAAATAGGCCGCCGAGAACAGTTCGACATAGCAGTTGCTCGCGGTCTTCAGCGAACTGGTCCGGTCATTGAAGTTGACCTGGCTGAGGTTGTCGTGATGCCCGTTCCAGAAACCGTCGTCCCGGCATCCACCGGGGCCGTAGTTGATATAGGAACTGCCACCGTAGTTGGCGTCCTCGAAGAGGATGACGCGAATGTAGTTCGCCTGATTGGCGGCCCCGAATGAACCCTTCTTGGCGGCCGAGGACTTGATGGACGCGTTGAGCTTGTTGATGAACTGCTTGTCCTTGCCCGCCTTCGCCTGGGTCGGGACGTCGGTGACCCGGCTGCCGGTCACGGCTGCGACAGCCTCGCGGAAGG
Encoded proteins:
- a CDS encoding ArsR/SmtB family transcription factor, with the protein product MDPRESGRDLAAVASLLADPTRAAICLALLDGRSWSAGELARHTGVAPSTATGHLHLLVAAGLLAEQRQGRHRYVALAGPDVADVVETLAALAPQSPRPAPRSLRSARTSRALARGRTCYDHLAGELGIGITDALARRGLLDDRGGLALTPDGRAFLTGLGIDLPVTRRPAVRSCLDLTERRPHLAGAVGAALCRHAFDEGWITRIDSTRAVAVTEVGAREFRRHLGLETASARTAA
- a CDS encoding flavin reductase family protein, which gives rise to METTALPESAAATRVITPSILYFGTPVALLTTRNEDGTDNLAPISSAWALGQTLVLGLGPDGRTGENLLAGRRDLAVGLPGPELWPQVELLGGLTGRPPFPGDPRGRVTHEPDKFTAAGLTPVPSELIAPPRVAECPLQMEARAAAVRYDGEGEFLIVEAHVVRVHAAPGITVPGTQYIEPVAWSPLVYNFRHYFGLGRELGHSSRSQTPRASE